One Niallia circulans DNA segment encodes these proteins:
- a CDS encoding GNAT family N-acetyltransferase, with amino-acid sequence MIKTERLIMRPFNENDLDIIMNLYSNEEIMKHMPNDVMNVEKAQKHLYKVVGGWKEKPQVNFEMAVISKDDQKKIGRSRIHVNYETDTAMIGWLLLKEGWGKGYATEMTRALMDYSFDVLNVHRVCALCHPKNIGSWKVLEKCNMRREAHFIQKCKYVKGDKIMWEDELEYAILESER; translated from the coding sequence ATGATTAAAACAGAAAGATTAATAATGCGACCGTTTAATGAAAACGACTTGGATATTATTATGAATCTTTACTCTAATGAAGAAATAATGAAACATATGCCCAATGATGTCATGAATGTAGAGAAAGCTCAAAAGCATTTATATAAAGTTGTAGGTGGTTGGAAAGAAAAACCGCAAGTGAATTTTGAAATGGCAGTAATTTCAAAAGACGATCAGAAAAAAATTGGCCGTTCCAGAATCCACGTAAATTATGAAACTGATACAGCAATGATAGGTTGGCTATTATTAAAAGAGGGCTGGGGCAAAGGCTATGCAACAGAAATGACAAGGGCATTAATGGATTACAGTTTTGACGTATTGAATGTGCATAGAGTTTGTGCATTATGTCATCCTAAAAACATCGGTTCATGGAAGGTTTTAGAAAAATGCAATATGCGCAGGGAAGCACATTTTATACAAAAGTGTAAATATGTTAAGGGTGACAAAATAATGTGGGAAGATGAATTAGAATATGCCATATTAGAGTCAGAAAGGTAA